A region from the Marinifilum sp. JC120 genome encodes:
- a CDS encoding ABC transporter ATP-binding protein, translated as MSEPILELRDIHAGYGSIKALKGISIKVMEGEIVSIIGANGAGKSTTLMTICNIVEATAGDIYYKGERINKVASDRLPSMGLCQVPEGRRIFPRLTIEENLDMGAFFRSDNEITDDMERVFAMFPILRERRRQAGGTLSGGEQQMLAIGRALMSRPKVLLLDEPSLGLAPLIVKQIFSIIKEINKLGTTVILVEQNAKVALSMAHRGYVLETGNVVMEDEASKLLNNPDIQKAYLGE; from the coding sequence ATGTCAGAACCTATCTTAGAACTTCGTGATATCCATGCGGGATATGGCAGTATCAAGGCCCTGAAGGGGATCAGCATCAAGGTTATGGAAGGGGAAATCGTTTCCATAATCGGTGCTAACGGTGCCGGGAAATCCACAACCCTAATGACCATCTGCAACATAGTTGAGGCTACCGCAGGAGATATTTACTACAAGGGCGAACGCATCAATAAAGTGGCCTCGGACCGTTTGCCTTCCATGGGGCTATGTCAGGTTCCTGAAGGAAGGCGTATCTTTCCGAGACTGACCATTGAAGAAAATCTCGATATGGGTGCCTTCTTCCGTAGCGATAATGAAATCACTGATGATATGGAACGGGTCTTTGCCATGTTTCCCATTTTGCGGGAAAGGCGCAGGCAGGCCGGAGGAACTCTATCCGGTGGTGAGCAGCAGATGCTGGCCATTGGTAGGGCTCTTATGAGCCGCCCCAAGGTCTTGCTGCTGGATGAACCTTCGCTTGGGCTCGCGCCACTTATCGTTAAGCAAATCTTTAGTATCATTAAAGAGATCAATAAGCTTGGAACGACGGTAATTCTGGTGGAGCAGAACGCCAAGGTCGCCCTAAGCATGGCCCACCGCGGCTATGTTCTGGAAACCGGAAACGTGGTTATGGAAGATGAAGCCTCAAAGCTTCTTAATAACCCGGACATCCAGAAGGCATATCTCGGCGAATAA
- a CDS encoding branched-chain amino acid ABC transporter permease, whose translation MIWLFVLLWPLLGVKPEGLEVARTFSVWWKIAAGCSFLLVLRQLNSIGAFNFITKPAGSVVGGVQKATSTLPFAVWAFVILAFACAYPHLFGRYAQDVAINCMIYICLGLGLNIVVGLAGMLDLGYIAFYGLGAYTYALLSIHFQLAFWICLPISAGVAGLGACIIGYCSMRMRGDYLAIVTLGFAEIVRMVLNNWMSLTNGPNGITGIKAPGVYWPDFANGMTLEHLWLKKLSLIYYVILVLVVFTIIAVYRLNHSRIGRAWEAIREDETAAEVMGIPTFYMKLLAYCSGACFGGMAGAFYAARMRFVSPESFTFLESAMVLSMVVLGGMGSIPGVILGALALIALPEIFRDFELYRMLVFGGVMTLMMLFRPQGLLPPKRRMKANKD comes from the coding sequence ATGATCTGGCTCTTCGTCCTGCTCTGGCCTCTGTTGGGGGTCAAGCCTGAAGGATTGGAAGTGGCAAGAACTTTTTCAGTCTGGTGGAAGATTGCCGCCGGGTGTTCGTTTCTTCTTGTCTTAAGGCAATTGAACAGCATCGGTGCATTCAATTTTATCACCAAGCCTGCTGGTTCGGTTGTGGGGGGAGTGCAAAAGGCAACATCTACTCTGCCTTTTGCGGTTTGGGCGTTTGTCATCCTTGCCTTCGCTTGTGCTTATCCTCATCTCTTCGGACGCTATGCGCAGGATGTAGCCATTAACTGCATGATTTACATCTGCCTTGGGCTCGGCTTGAATATTGTGGTCGGCCTAGCAGGTATGCTCGATCTCGGTTATATCGCATTTTATGGATTGGGCGCATATACTTATGCTCTGCTGTCCATACATTTTCAGCTGGCCTTCTGGATCTGTCTGCCTATTAGTGCTGGCGTTGCCGGATTGGGAGCCTGTATAATCGGTTACTGCTCCATGCGTATGCGTGGTGACTATCTGGCTATTGTTACCCTCGGTTTTGCAGAAATCGTGCGTATGGTGCTCAACAACTGGATGAGTCTTACCAACGGTCCCAACGGGATTACCGGGATTAAAGCCCCGGGCGTTTACTGGCCTGATTTTGCCAACGGTATGACTCTAGAGCATCTCTGGCTCAAGAAACTTTCCCTGATTTATTATGTTATTCTTGTTCTGGTGGTATTTACCATCATCGCAGTCTACCGTTTAAATCATTCCCGTATCGGACGCGCATGGGAAGCCATCCGTGAGGATGAAACCGCTGCCGAGGTAATGGGAATCCCAACATTTTATATGAAATTGCTGGCTTATTGTTCCGGTGCTTGCTTCGGCGGCATGGCCGGTGCTTTTTACGCCGCTCGGATGCGCTTTGTCAGCCCGGAATCATTCACCTTCCTTGAATCGGCAATGGTTCTTTCCATGGTTGTTCTGGGCGGTATGGGGTCAATCCCCGGTGTTATCCTTGGCGCGCTGGCCCTGATTGCTCTGCCGGAGATTTTCAGGGATTTCGAACTCTATCGCATGCTTGTATTTGGTGGTGTCATGACTCTGATGATGCTCTTCAGACCGCAGGGTTTGTTGCCTCCCAAGCGTAGAATGAAGGCAAATAAGGATTAA
- a CDS encoding branched-chain amino acid ABC transporter permease, with the protein MEYFFQQLINGITLGSVYALIALGYTMVYGIIQLINFAHGEFFAAGGYVGVIFMSYLLAQGAPAWVCLSGSLILAMAYCAMLAMAVEKVAYKPLRSSSRLSVLLSALGMSIFLQNGLMLTQGVYDRPYPTELTQGGFEFGTVMLSYMQLFIVSLTAFLLVALNFLVFKTRIGKAMRSTAQDKIMSALVGINSNRIISLTFAIGAGLAAAAGIMVGLYYGSVRYDMGFVPGIKAFAAAVLGGIGNITGAMIGGFIIGMVEIFAAGYISGEYKDVFAFLILIGVLYFRPSGIMGENVDDTRV; encoded by the coding sequence ATGGAATATTTTTTTCAGCAACTCATCAACGGTATTACCCTCGGCAGTGTCTACGCACTGATCGCACTGGGCTATACCATGGTGTACGGCATCATCCAGCTCATTAACTTCGCCCACGGGGAGTTCTTTGCAGCTGGCGGTTACGTCGGTGTGATCTTCATGAGCTACCTGCTCGCACAGGGTGCTCCGGCATGGGTCTGCCTGTCCGGTTCGCTTATTCTGGCTATGGCCTACTGCGCTATGCTGGCTATGGCTGTGGAGAAGGTGGCTTATAAACCTTTGCGTAGCTCTTCAAGGCTCTCAGTGCTTCTTTCTGCACTGGGTATGTCCATTTTCTTGCAGAATGGTTTGATGCTCACTCAGGGTGTATATGACAGGCCCTATCCCACCGAATTGACACAGGGTGGATTTGAGTTCGGAACAGTAATGCTGTCTTATATGCAGCTTTTTATTGTCAGTCTGACCGCCTTCCTGCTGGTGGCTCTAAATTTTCTGGTCTTCAAGACTCGCATCGGTAAAGCCATGCGCTCCACAGCTCAGGATAAGATTATGTCCGCGCTGGTGGGGATCAATTCCAACCGTATTATCAGCCTTACTTTCGCCATCGGTGCGGGGCTGGCTGCTGCGGCGGGGATCATGGTCGGCCTCTACTACGGCTCGGTGCGTTACGACATGGGTTTTGTACCGGGGATCAAAGCTTTTGCCGCCGCTGTACTGGGCGGAATCGGCAACATTACCGGGGCAATGATCGGTGGATTTATCATCGGCATGGTCGAGATCTTTGCCGCAGGTTATATTTCCGGTGAGTACAAGGATGTGTTTGCATTCTTGATTCTTATCGGAGTGCTTTATTTCAGACCTTCAGGAATCATGGGAGAGAACGTTGACGATACCAGAGTTTAA
- a CDS encoding branched-chain amino acid ABC transporter substrate-binding protein, producing MKRSIMTVMLVAAILMLGAGMVFAKTLKVGTMGPLTGPYAADGNDIKNGVLTAMEVVKANGGIPGFDNIEVMPQDTACEPRQAVATANKLINEEANGVIGAYCSSATLPASEVLDEESIVMITPASTNERVTSRGLPYMFRMCGRDDDQGAIALKFMQDKIGAKSVYIVDDKTAYSQGLADGVEKMCKAAGIKVLGHEHVNQGDKDFSAILTKVKTTKPDVFYMSMQNSATGALMLIQAKRMGIKAVRLAQDAVYHPQLIEIAKDAAEDVYLTFGYIDNNAPAYKEFYAKYQPKYGEPGAYSGYAYDSAMAYFKAVKAAGSTDPEKVKAELMKLDYDGATKHIKFKSNGDSGSNYIIRKVDNGKFINYWNPATGQLY from the coding sequence ATGAAACGTTCTATCATGACAGTAATGCTTGTCGCAGCTATTCTTATGCTGGGTGCAGGCATGGTTTTCGCGAAAACCCTCAAAGTCGGAACCATGGGACCGCTGACTGGACCCTACGCCGCTGACGGTAACGACATTAAAAACGGTGTTCTCACCGCAATGGAAGTAGTCAAAGCAAACGGAGGAATTCCCGGCTTCGACAACATTGAGGTTATGCCTCAGGATACCGCATGCGAACCCCGTCAGGCTGTTGCAACCGCTAACAAGCTGATTAACGAAGAAGCGAACGGCGTTATTGGCGCATATTGCTCTAGCGCAACCCTGCCCGCATCAGAAGTTCTTGATGAAGAATCCATAGTCATGATCACCCCGGCCTCCACTAACGAAAGGGTTACCTCCCGCGGATTGCCTTATATGTTCCGCATGTGCGGACGGGATGACGATCAGGGCGCTATCGCGCTCAAGTTCATGCAGGATAAGATTGGTGCTAAGTCCGTATACATTGTTGATGATAAGACAGCCTACTCTCAGGGTCTTGCAGACGGTGTTGAAAAGATGTGTAAAGCTGCCGGAATCAAGGTTCTCGGTCACGAGCACGTTAACCAGGGCGATAAAGACTTTTCCGCTATCCTGACCAAAGTTAAAACTACCAAGCCTGATGTGTTCTACATGTCCATGCAGAACTCAGCCACCGGTGCACTGATGCTTATTCAAGCTAAGCGTATGGGAATCAAGGCTGTCCGTCTGGCTCAGGATGCTGTTTACCATCCGCAGCTTATTGAAATTGCAAAAGACGCTGCTGAAGATGTTTACCTGACCTTTGGTTACATTGACAACAACGCTCCTGCTTATAAAGAATTCTACGCCAAATACCAGCCCAAGTACGGTGAGCCCGGTGCATACTCCGGTTATGCATATGACTCCGCCATGGCTTATTTCAAGGCTGTTAAGGCTGCCGGTTCTACCGATCCTGAAAAAGTTAAAGCTGAACTCATGAAGCTTGATTACGATGGTGCAACCAAGCACATCAAGTTCAAGTCCAACGGAGACTCCGGCTCCAACTACATTATCCGTAAGGTTGATAACGGCAAGTTCATCAACTACTGGAACCCTGCAACCGGTCAGCTCTACTAG
- a CDS encoding ABC transporter ATP-binding protein — translation MAELHLHDVSVRFGGLQALAEVNFSLMPGEIVGLIGPNGAGKTTVFNVITGVYSASGGHVEYNGENLTGLKPYQVLHKGIARTFQNIRLFQNMTALENVMVAQHSRSSCGVFGAVFRTPAQKREEARIKEKAMEELRFAELDEFADEVASSLPYGHQRRLEIARALASEPSSILLDEPAAGLNPAESSELMETISKISERGINVLMVEHDMKVVMGICQRLVVLDHGVMIAKGNPEEIQKNPAVIEAYLGN, via the coding sequence ATGGCAGAACTTCATTTACACGACGTGAGCGTCCGCTTCGGTGGACTGCAGGCTTTGGCAGAGGTTAACTTCTCTCTCATGCCGGGAGAGATTGTGGGACTTATTGGTCCTAACGGCGCTGGCAAAACTACAGTCTTCAACGTGATAACCGGGGTCTATTCGGCTTCCGGGGGCCACGTGGAGTACAACGGCGAAAATCTTACCGGGCTTAAGCCGTACCAGGTGCTTCATAAAGGCATTGCCAGAACCTTTCAGAATATTCGTCTGTTCCAGAACATGACCGCCCTTGAAAATGTAATGGTAGCTCAACACTCCCGCTCTTCATGCGGAGTTTTCGGCGCTGTTTTCCGCACTCCGGCCCAGAAGAGGGAAGAGGCGCGCATCAAGGAGAAGGCCATGGAGGAACTCCGTTTCGCGGAGTTGGATGAATTTGCTGATGAGGTTGCGTCAAGTCTTCCATACGGTCATCAGAGACGGCTTGAAATAGCCAGAGCACTGGCTTCAGAGCCTAGCTCTATTCTGCTTGACGAACCTGCCGCCGGTCTGAACCCGGCGGAAAGTTCAGAGTTGATGGAAACTATCAGCAAAATCTCAGAAAGGGGCATCAACGTGCTTATGGTGGAGCATGACATGAAAGTTGTCATGGGCATCTGCCAACGTTTGGTGGTTCTTGATCACGGAGTAATGATTGCAAAGGGGAACCCTGAAGAAATTCAGAAAAATCCTGCTGTAATTGAGGCATATCTGGGTAACTAA
- a CDS encoding heterodisulfide reductase subunit E, translated as MEKDIRIKPDLQFIKELQEVGGESLKKCYQCATCSVACPLSPADNPYPRKEMVWAQWGLKDKLESDIDIWLCHNCGTCSDLCPRGARPADLLAGMRNMAYKKMMTPTIIGEWMSSPKHLPKLIAIPAAIYMLIWIIRSMILGSAFPTTEDGDIVYGLLFPGDYTIDPIFMIAFGFMAWTFYKGVKNLIASFKDQPKVFAIGDKSEKPSMLECFIDVCKNELLTHSKWKECGETDEADEQKFNGHRFIMVAFICLMVVTGVVAVTHWGGKIIPFLSAIGHTPMPLWHPVKILANVGAVLLVYSLVLLTKRRLNQDQDVHGSSYYDWYLLGLIWTIAVSGVMCEILRLLGVAILAYPMYYVHLIAVFMMFVYLPWSKLGHLVYRTAALTYARYIGRLPMPVREEKTFTL; from the coding sequence ATGGAAAAAGATATTCGCATTAAACCGGATCTTCAGTTCATCAAAGAACTGCAGGAAGTCGGTGGCGAAAGCCTCAAGAAGTGCTATCAGTGCGCAACTTGCTCTGTAGCCTGTCCCCTCTCGCCTGCCGACAACCCTTACCCGCGTAAGGAAATGGTCTGGGCTCAGTGGGGCCTTAAAGATAAACTCGAAAGTGACATCGATATCTGGCTGTGTCATAACTGCGGTACCTGTTCCGACCTGTGCCCCCGCGGCGCACGTCCTGCAGATTTGCTCGCAGGTATGCGTAACATGGCCTACAAGAAGATGATGACTCCTACCATCATCGGTGAATGGATGAGTTCTCCCAAGCATCTGCCTAAACTGATTGCTATTCCCGCAGCTATTTATATGCTGATCTGGATTATCAGAAGCATGATTCTCGGTTCAGCTTTTCCCACTACCGAAGATGGTGATATCGTCTACGGACTGCTGTTTCCCGGCGATTATACCATTGACCCTATCTTCATGATTGCCTTTGGCTTCATGGCTTGGACCTTCTATAAAGGGGTGAAAAACCTCATCGCATCCTTTAAGGATCAGCCGAAGGTCTTTGCTATAGGTGACAAATCTGAAAAGCCCAGCATGCTGGAGTGCTTCATCGACGTTTGCAAAAACGAACTGCTGACTCACTCCAAGTGGAAAGAATGCGGTGAAACCGACGAAGCTGACGAACAGAAGTTCAACGGCCACCGTTTTATCATGGTTGCATTTATCTGCCTGATGGTCGTTACCGGTGTGGTTGCAGTAACCCACTGGGGTGGAAAGATTATTCCTTTCCTCAGTGCCATTGGTCATACTCCCATGCCGCTGTGGCACCCGGTTAAGATTCTGGCCAACGTTGGTGCGGTACTGCTCGTATACTCGCTGGTACTGCTTACTAAGCGTCGTTTGAATCAGGATCAGGATGTACATGGTTCCAGTTATTATGATTGGTACCTGCTCGGCCTGATCTGGACTATCGCCGTATCTGGCGTAATGTGCGAAATCCTGCGTCTTCTCGGCGTGGCCATTCTCGCATACCCCATGTACTACGTGCATTTGATCGCCGTATTCATGATGTTTGTCTATCTGCCGTGGTCCAAGCTCGGACACCTTGTCTACAGGACCGCAGCTTTAACTTATGCAAGATACATCGGCCGTCTGCCCATGCCGGTCCGTGAAGAAAAGACTTTTACTCTGTAA